One Monomorium pharaonis isolate MP-MQ-018 chromosome 4, ASM1337386v2, whole genome shotgun sequence DNA segment encodes these proteins:
- the LOC105836924 gene encoding chymotrypsin-1 — MMKLTILFAVAVIAQHAYCDDPERIVGGNIATIGQFPYQVSLQSYDEHICGGSIISSTHILTAAHCVDDDFYTNDMVVVSGITNLAVNGEKHDIKCIRKHPNYTGEREGGWKDDIAVITLRKPIKFNDVQRLIPLASEDHINGGKRGIVSGWGKTKISGSASPTLQWLSVNVLSQERCLHGHKNPRTNENQICTLERVGKGACQGDSGGPLVVDNELVGVVSWVLPCALGISDVYTNVYKYLDFIKQSQSVC; from the exons ATGATGAAGTTAACTATTCTGTTCGCTGTGGCCGTTATCGCTCAgc ACGCTTATTGCGATGATCCTGAACGAATCGTTGGTGGTAACATAGCCACAATTGGACAATTTCCGTATCAAGTTTCTCTTCAATCTTACGATGAGCACATTTGCGGAGGTAGCATCATTAGTAGTACTCACATCCTCACAGCAGCGCATTGCGTAGATGATGACTTCTATACAAATGATATG GTTGTTGTAAGTGGAATTACCAATCTGGCAGTAAACGGCGAAAAGCATGACATCAAATGCATTCGAAAACATCCAAACTACACTGGTGAAAGAGAAGGTGGCTGGAAGGATGATATCGCTGTGATTACC TTGAGAAAGCCGATTAAGTTCAACGATGTGCAACGCCTAATTCCTTTAGCAAGTGAAGATCATATTAACGGTGGTAAGCGTGGAATTGTAAGCGGATGgggaaaaactaaaataagtGGTTCGGCATCGCCAACACTTCAATGGCTCAGCGTGAACGTCTTGAGCCAAGAGCGTTGTCTACATGGTCACAAAAATCCACGTACCAACGAAAATCAGATATGTACGCTGGAAAGAGTTGGAAAGGGCGCCTGCCAA GGTGACAGTGGTGGCCCTCTTGTTGTCGATAACGAACTCGTTGGCGTTGTTTCTTGGGTCTTACCCTGCGCTTTGGGAATATCTGACGTATATACTAATGTTTACAAGTATCTTGATTTTATCAAGCAATCTCAATCGGTGTGCTAA